GCAAAAATTTTGGGCCGTCGATACCCAGATGGATGGTCATCCGTTGAACTTTGTCTTTCGATTTCTCCTACATCGCGATATTGCGAGTCATAGTGAATATCCGATTCTTTTTGAAAAAGGACTTCGGGCTGCCCTTGAGAAACACGGTTTAGGAGCCAAAACCGCTATAGGCCATGGAAAATTTCAAATTATTCCAGATGAACATGAGAAGATTGTAAGGGATGTCGATGGTCCGACCACAAAAAGTGCGGGGTCAACAACCAAGAGAGGAACAGTTAACAACCTTGAAAAGCTGCTTGATCGTTTATCAGTGATGAAGAAAGGGGATGCGGGCTCAATTGCTGCAATCATTGAAAAAATTGATATTTTGGAGACGGATCTTCAAAAGGCGGAATTAGCAAAAGCAATTAAAGATAAGCTGGGCTCCAAAGTTTTCAAGAAAAGTAAGAAACGATCATTTTTGGAAAGTTTAATCGGAAAAAATGAAAGTTAGAGGTAAAGAATTTGCGGGCAATAGAGACATAGTGATTTATATTCTATTAAGGGGTATCAATCCATCAAAAAGAATTGTTCCCCATTTTTGTTCTTGCGGCAGCGTTAAATTAAACATTATATGAGAAGAGGGTTGATCATGGAGATACGACATGTTTATTCTAATATAATATTCAAAAAAATTTGGCTATTTTTGCTTGGTACAATAACCCTGCTTTTGGCAAATTTGGCAGCGAGCAGTATATATGATTCTGTCGATATTAAGATCAG
This is a stretch of genomic DNA from Deltaproteobacteria bacterium. It encodes these proteins:
- the cmr6 gene encoding type III-B CRISPR module RAMP protein Cmr6, coding for IFLDAYPTRVPRLKAEIMNSHYPKYYDDGKQGPTEDQSPNPQKFWAVDTQMDGHPLNFVFRFLLHRDIASHSEYPILFEKGLRAALEKHGLGAKTAIGHGKFQIIPDEHEKIVRDVDGPTTKSAGSTTKRGTVNNLEKLLDRLSVMKKGDAGSIAAIIEKIDILETDLQKAELAKAIKDKLGSKVFKKSKKRSFLESLIGKNES